The proteins below come from a single Halobacillus salinarum genomic window:
- a CDS encoding ParM/StbA family protein translates to MDRKNFIAADIGNSWYKILASDSGVINEYQIPNAIALFDEEFYEQPYDEEDVELEENLIVEVKSPAIVDKREIYYIGKGATRQRNVSLTSFNNQKAEEDRTFILLFGMAAYHALLDNPGETDIDYKIAQLAVSLPTTQYKQKKLKLKEQLVGTHTVMFHKVPGLDQGKDIAVNIHIEDVIVGAEGACAYIGMTRDLETLEITDDALVKDTQKGILIGDLGGDSVDFVGIKNNKPVASVEGEPFGINQFLDIIIQKVSKNELYKFDSRAELEEKLAAGQPEWYVEPFAGVRKDISKYILPQLKSMAIKYLELFDRVRNSSSEIKGAARYVAVGGAAKLAQRQIQEAAVKWRDKGRPIELMFPEDLDKLNVTGLLILAQLHDLKKKHAQEANGLAAAKG, encoded by the coding sequence ATGGATAGAAAAAACTTTATTGCTGCCGATATAGGAAACAGCTGGTATAAGATCTTGGCGTCAGACAGCGGAGTCATTAACGAGTACCAAATCCCGAATGCCATTGCACTTTTCGACGAAGAGTTTTATGAACAGCCTTACGACGAAGAAGATGTCGAGCTTGAAGAGAACTTGATCGTTGAAGTGAAAAGTCCGGCCATCGTGGATAAGCGGGAAATTTACTACATCGGAAAAGGCGCCACAAGACAGCGGAATGTCAGCTTAACGTCGTTTAATAATCAGAAGGCGGAAGAAGACCGCACGTTTATCCTCCTGTTCGGTATGGCCGCCTATCACGCCTTGTTAGACAATCCCGGCGAGACCGATATCGATTATAAAATCGCTCAATTAGCCGTTTCGCTGCCTACGACACAGTATAAACAGAAGAAGCTGAAGCTGAAGGAGCAGTTAGTCGGCACTCATACCGTCATGTTTCATAAAGTGCCTGGACTTGATCAGGGCAAGGACATTGCTGTAAACATTCATATTGAAGATGTGATCGTCGGAGCCGAAGGGGCTTGTGCCTACATCGGCATGACGCGTGACCTTGAAACGTTGGAAATTACCGATGATGCACTCGTCAAAGATACACAAAAAGGCATCCTTATCGGGGACTTAGGCGGAGACTCGGTGGATTTCGTCGGTATTAAAAACAATAAGCCGGTCGCTTCCGTAGAGGGGGAACCATTCGGCATCAACCAGTTCCTTGATATCATTATCCAGAAGGTCAGTAAAAATGAACTGTACAAATTCGATTCGCGGGCGGAGCTGGAAGAAAAATTAGCAGCCGGCCAGCCGGAATGGTATGTGGAGCCTTTTGCCGGGGTGAGAAAAGACATCAGCAAATACATTCTTCCCCAGCTGAAGTCCATGGCTATCAAATATTTGGAGTTGTTTGACCGGGTGAGAAACAGCTCCAGTGAAATTAAAGGAGCGGCCAGGTATGTGGCGGTCGGCGGCGCAGCCAAGCTTGCCCAGCGGCAGATTCAGGAGGCTGCGGTCAAATGGCGGGACAAAGGCCGTCCAATTGAATTAATGTTCCCTGAAGATCTTGATAAATTGAACGTCACCGGGCTGCTCATCCTTGCCCAGCTGCACGATCTTAAGAAGAAGCATGCGCAGGAAGCTAACGGGCTCGCCGCTGCTAAAGGGTGA
- a CDS encoding NUDIX hydrolase — translation MDIRFQKAGMKFNFRAVGVLVEQEHVLAHKLIGENHWSLPGGGVELGEPSSESVVRELKEELGIDVKAIRMPWVVENFFEYKGTPVHEIGMYFLLETEEEHVRKGPFLGLEGDQLIYEWIPLEQCGQVNLQPEFLAAELTKIPESTEHVTVKHRVLK, via the coding sequence GTGGATATCCGTTTTCAAAAAGCAGGCATGAAATTCAACTTCCGGGCAGTAGGGGTGCTGGTCGAACAGGAGCATGTGCTCGCCCACAAGCTGATTGGAGAAAACCATTGGTCGCTCCCTGGCGGCGGAGTGGAGCTTGGGGAACCGAGCAGTGAGAGTGTCGTCCGGGAGCTTAAGGAGGAGCTTGGCATTGACGTCAAGGCGATCCGGATGCCGTGGGTCGTCGAGAATTTTTTTGAATACAAAGGGACGCCTGTCCATGAAATCGGGATGTATTTCCTGCTGGAAACAGAAGAGGAGCATGTCCGCAAGGGGCCGTTTCTCGGTCTTGAAGGCGATCAGCTCATCTATGAGTGGATCCCGCTTGAGCAATGCGGACAAGTGAATCTCCAGCCCGAATTTCTCGCCGCAGAACTAACGAAAATTCCGGAGTCGACGGAACACGTCACTGTTAAGCACCGCGTTTTAAAATAA